From Pseudovibrio sp. Tun.PSC04-5.I4, a single genomic window includes:
- a CDS encoding bifunctional acetate--CoA ligase family protein/GNAT family N-acetyltransferase — protein MTICNLEGLTSPRSIAIVGPNSKQEMILQRLIDSLISSQFAGHKTLIGLPETSADGFQNLSKIPDVEGRADLAILLGDHTTAPDVIRQLGEQGTRAVVIPASGFDSWRDEHLDALLKAAHPFNIRILGPGSLGIASPHSKLSTLLTQEQALKGELALISRSGTIFNTTLSWAKANSIGFSGVVSLGRRLDVDVSDLLDWYAQDYKTKAILVHLETIANPRKFLSAARAAARTKPVIVIRSGSSRDQHISGTTHSSRLATRDSVYDAALQRAGVLRVYDLDEMFEAAETITRVAPSAGRRLSIIANGRSLATLAADRLTKVGGRLAPISDETKAKLGKLTRTDAVADNPLVLSESASPEEFKEGIDALLRDPNSDGVLAIAAPTAFVDFAEVAKAIADAAKDDRKRLGKHQAFIATLAGGSNTPRHFLDEARVPCYPSPSGSIRSFMHLVRYKEARDQLSAVPDSLPSDYKPNLRLAKETIRSALAEGQKWLTPLQTRDLLQAYLINQVELHLVKTVDEAARVATYLFKKHAQLVLKLSSPDLTFKSDVGGVHLGVDSVEGVRATFEKMLKNVTQSYPNAAITGVEIQPMVSRRFGLETYAGLADDPVFGPVVVFGKGGTSVEVVGDRAIDLVPIDLNLARAMVSRTSTSKLLKGFRNRPSADISAVEHLLVKLSQIAVDFPEVRELDLNPVVADEKGIVVLDARVAISPPEKRPGRQGASRLSIVPYPIEWEHTHKLKDGKTVLIRPIRPEDQGTLRKFFEKVSIEDLRLRFFAPVKEFSHTFLARLVQLDYARAMAFAAIDPENGEILGVVRLHANPDHTEGEYAVMVQSNLKGIGLGWILMKLIIRYAKVDGIQWIKGEVLRENTTMLDMCRSLGFRVKRSPDDDALADVVLDVTALDREAVS, from the coding sequence ATGACGATCTGCAATTTAGAGGGATTGACCTCTCCACGGTCCATCGCCATTGTTGGCCCGAACAGCAAGCAGGAGATGATCCTGCAGCGGCTGATTGACAGTTTGATTTCCTCCCAATTTGCGGGACATAAAACGTTAATTGGCCTTCCTGAAACTTCTGCCGACGGCTTCCAAAATCTATCGAAAATCCCGGATGTGGAAGGACGGGCAGATCTGGCCATCTTGCTTGGGGATCACACAACAGCACCAGATGTGATCCGGCAACTGGGCGAACAAGGCACGCGGGCCGTCGTTATACCTGCAAGTGGTTTTGACAGCTGGCGTGATGAACATCTCGATGCCCTGTTAAAAGCGGCTCATCCTTTCAATATCCGCATTCTCGGGCCGGGAAGTCTCGGCATCGCGTCCCCACATTCGAAACTCTCCACCCTGCTCACTCAAGAGCAGGCGTTGAAGGGTGAGCTGGCGTTGATCTCGCGTTCTGGCACCATTTTCAACACCACATTGTCATGGGCGAAAGCCAATTCCATCGGCTTTTCCGGTGTTGTTTCCCTTGGCCGCCGTTTGGATGTGGATGTTTCAGATTTGTTGGACTGGTACGCGCAGGATTACAAAACCAAAGCGATCCTTGTGCATCTTGAGACAATTGCGAACCCGCGCAAATTTCTCTCTGCTGCTCGTGCTGCTGCCCGAACCAAGCCAGTCATCGTCATCCGTAGCGGGTCGAGTCGTGACCAGCATATATCGGGCACAACGCACTCCAGCCGATTGGCCACACGTGATTCCGTCTATGATGCTGCCTTGCAACGCGCGGGTGTGCTTCGTGTTTATGATCTGGACGAGATGTTTGAAGCCGCGGAAACTATTACACGCGTTGCTCCATCCGCCGGTCGTCGTCTTTCCATCATCGCAAATGGGCGCAGTCTTGCAACTCTTGCCGCCGATAGATTGACAAAAGTTGGTGGCAGGCTTGCACCTATCAGTGATGAGACCAAAGCAAAGCTGGGTAAGCTCACGCGGACTGATGCAGTTGCAGACAACCCTCTTGTGCTTTCGGAATCGGCGAGCCCTGAGGAGTTTAAAGAGGGAATTGATGCGCTGCTGAGAGACCCTAATTCTGACGGCGTGCTTGCTATTGCAGCTCCAACAGCCTTTGTGGATTTTGCCGAGGTAGCGAAAGCCATCGCGGATGCAGCAAAAGATGACCGTAAACGGCTTGGCAAACATCAGGCGTTTATTGCAACGTTAGCGGGTGGCTCTAACACCCCACGTCACTTCCTTGATGAAGCGCGTGTGCCTTGCTATCCGAGTCCCTCCGGCTCCATCCGATCCTTCATGCATCTTGTTCGCTACAAGGAAGCAAGGGATCAATTATCAGCCGTTCCAGACAGTTTGCCAAGTGATTACAAACCAAACCTTCGCCTTGCGAAAGAGACGATCCGCAGTGCTTTGGCTGAAGGCCAGAAATGGCTCACGCCGTTACAAACCAGAGATTTATTACAAGCCTACTTGATCAATCAGGTTGAGCTGCATCTGGTCAAAACCGTTGATGAAGCGGCACGGGTCGCAACCTATCTTTTCAAAAAACACGCCCAATTGGTTTTGAAACTGAGCAGCCCGGACCTCACCTTCAAATCCGACGTAGGCGGTGTGCATCTGGGTGTTGATAGTGTGGAAGGCGTGCGAGCGACTTTCGAGAAGATGCTCAAGAACGTGACCCAATCTTACCCGAATGCCGCCATTACTGGTGTTGAAATCCAACCCATGGTTTCCCGCCGGTTTGGATTAGAAACCTATGCCGGTCTTGCTGATGATCCTGTCTTCGGCCCGGTTGTGGTGTTTGGGAAAGGAGGTACTTCTGTTGAGGTTGTTGGTGACCGCGCTATTGATCTTGTCCCCATCGATCTGAACCTTGCCAGAGCGATGGTTTCCCGGACCAGCACTTCCAAACTTCTCAAAGGGTTCCGTAATCGCCCTTCCGCCGATATCTCTGCGGTGGAGCATTTGCTTGTGAAGCTCTCGCAGATCGCTGTTGATTTTCCAGAGGTACGTGAGCTTGATCTCAATCCTGTTGTTGCAGATGAGAAAGGCATTGTTGTGCTGGATGCACGGGTTGCAATTAGCCCGCCAGAAAAACGGCCCGGGCGCCAAGGTGCCTCGCGTCTCTCAATCGTCCCCTACCCTATTGAGTGGGAACACACTCATAAACTGAAAGACGGGAAAACGGTTTTGATCCGGCCAATCCGGCCTGAAGATCAAGGCACCTTGCGTAAGTTTTTTGAGAAGGTTTCCATCGAGGATTTGCGCCTGCGATTCTTTGCACCAGTCAAAGAGTTTTCACATACGTTCCTTGCTCGTCTTGTGCAGCTGGATTATGCGCGGGCGATGGCGTTTGCGGCAATTGATCCTGAAAATGGCGAGATCCTTGGCGTTGTCCGCTTGCATGCCAACCCGGACCATACCGAGGGCGAGTATGCCGTTATGGTTCAGTCTAACCTGAAGGGTATCGGCCTTGGCTGGATCCTGATGAAACTCATCATTCGCTACGCAAAAGTGGATGGTATTCAGTGGATTAAGGGTGAAGTTCTGCGAGAAAACACAACCATGCTGGATATGTGCCGCAGCCTCGGGTTCCGCGTCAAACGCTCCCCAGACGACGATGCATTGGCAGATGTTGTGCTAGATGTAACGGCACTGGACAGAGAGGCGGTGAGCTAA
- a CDS encoding universal stress protein translates to MAIKDILTLTDLNGDQTASKVAVELARQAGAHATGLALAFEPIVPGFLAAPMPTDYLQVAKNQAIDAAKSSVEKFRGYAEMAGISTETRIEEIITGGNIETIMGHCRLSDMAVIGQDNPEAPEPMREMLIEGLLFESGVPTLIVPFISKGDFKPSKVVVAWDGSATAARAVHAALPILEMADHVTILIINKGLPLEGEPGSDIATYLARHDLEINVDVINNPPISVGDALLNYVSENGTDLLVMGGYGHSRIREYLIGGATRDILHSMTIPVLMAH, encoded by the coding sequence ATGGCAATCAAGGACATTCTTACACTTACCGATCTGAACGGCGATCAGACAGCCTCTAAAGTAGCTGTTGAATTAGCACGTCAGGCTGGAGCGCATGCAACGGGGCTTGCGCTGGCATTTGAACCAATCGTACCGGGTTTTCTGGCTGCGCCAATGCCAACTGATTATTTGCAGGTTGCTAAAAATCAAGCAATTGATGCTGCAAAATCTTCCGTAGAGAAATTTAGAGGGTACGCTGAGATGGCGGGCATCTCTACAGAGACCCGCATCGAAGAAATTATCACCGGTGGTAACATTGAGACCATTATGGGTCATTGCCGGTTGAGCGATATGGCTGTTATTGGGCAGGACAATCCAGAAGCACCAGAGCCAATGCGCGAAATGCTGATTGAAGGTCTGCTGTTCGAATCCGGTGTTCCGACCCTGATTGTGCCGTTTATCTCCAAAGGTGATTTCAAGCCTAGCAAAGTTGTTGTGGCATGGGATGGCAGTGCAACAGCAGCACGCGCAGTGCATGCAGCCCTTCCAATTCTGGAAATGGCTGACCACGTCACCATCTTGATCATTAACAAAGGTCTTCCACTTGAAGGGGAGCCGGGATCAGATATTGCGACCTATCTCGCTCGTCATGATCTGGAAATCAATGTTGATGTGATCAACAATCCGCCAATTAGTGTGGGTGATGCACTTCTGAACTACGTTTCAGAAAACGGCACTGACCTGCTGGTTATGGGTGGTTACGGCCACAGCCGAATCCGTGAATACCTCATTGGTGGGGCGACACGCGACATTCTGCATTCCATGACTATCCCAGTCTTGATGGCTCACTAA
- a CDS encoding C4-dicarboxylate TRAP transporter substrate-binding protein, with protein sequence MNNLKVATVALAATMGSAFVGEALAADVTWNVSLWGKRRAFTEHVEKLSEEVAARTNGKFDIKLHYGGALSKSRENLDGIAIGAFEMAQFCASYHADKNPTLTTTDLPFLGVPDLETQVKVDFALYNHPAVQKDLARWSAKLLMPSPMPQYNLVGKGAAPVSLSDFEGMRVRALGGVGNAMKTIGAVPTSVTASEAYQAIDSGTVQAVAFAPHAHLSYKTIEAGNWWTNNLNPGTVSCPVVVNIDAYEMLPADFKKALDESVQPAVQHYLETYAKVYDKFYPALEANGVKQISFSAEELADFKAVAGKPIWDKWVEDMSSKGLPAADLLALVQNTIAGK encoded by the coding sequence ATGAATAATCTTAAGGTAGCGACGGTAGCGCTTGCTGCAACCATGGGCTCGGCGTTTGTCGGTGAAGCTCTGGCTGCAGATGTCACCTGGAATGTTTCACTCTGGGGTAAACGTCGTGCATTTACTGAGCATGTTGAAAAGCTTTCTGAAGAAGTTGCAGCACGCACAAACGGCAAGTTTGACATCAAGCTGCATTACGGCGGAGCGCTCTCCAAATCCCGCGAAAACCTTGATGGTATTGCGATTGGTGCATTTGAGATGGCGCAGTTCTGTGCCTCTTACCATGCAGACAAAAACCCGACTCTGACCACTACAGACCTGCCATTCCTCGGCGTGCCAGATCTGGAAACTCAGGTTAAAGTTGATTTTGCTCTCTACAACCACCCGGCTGTTCAGAAGGATCTGGCACGTTGGAGTGCAAAGCTGCTGATGCCATCACCAATGCCGCAGTACAATCTGGTGGGTAAGGGCGCCGCTCCTGTAAGTCTGTCAGACTTTGAGGGTATGCGTGTTCGTGCACTTGGTGGTGTTGGCAACGCAATGAAAACCATTGGCGCTGTTCCAACATCAGTGACCGCATCAGAAGCGTATCAGGCGATTGATTCTGGCACAGTACAAGCTGTTGCGTTCGCACCGCATGCGCACCTGTCGTACAAAACAATTGAAGCTGGGAACTGGTGGACCAACAACCTGAACCCAGGCACCGTGAGCTGCCCAGTTGTGGTCAACATAGATGCCTACGAGATGTTGCCTGCTGACTTCAAAAAAGCTCTGGACGAAAGCGTACAGCCAGCTGTTCAGCATTACCTGGAGACCTACGCAAAGGTCTACGACAAATTCTACCCGGCACTTGAAGCAAACGGCGTAAAGCAGATTTCCTTCTCAGCTGAAGAACTGGCAGACTTTAAAGCGGTTGCTGGTAAGCCCATCTGGGACAAGTGGGTTGAAGACATGTCTTCTAAAGGCCTTCCTGCTGCAGATCTTCTGGCTCTGGTTCAAAATACGATTGCTGGCAAGTAA
- a CDS encoding TRAP transporter small permease translates to MSNTKSSAYPPADMTYLRFNGALGKIENLFNLIAATSILVLMLMAVVQVIGRNLFNQPVPGFIDITEQAMAVFAFMGIAYCQRVGGHIRMELVIGVFKGRSQWISEFLGVLIILVVVSVLAYGSFVHFSRSWNLGDSTIDIGLATWPSKIVVPVALSLLWLRLVLQLFGYARLIVNPSASVLDLPHVMDAAEHAKAEIEETFHSAENEAEKTAMATPVHGGAS, encoded by the coding sequence ATGTCCAATACAAAAAGCTCCGCGTATCCGCCAGCAGATATGACCTATCTCCGCTTCAATGGTGCGCTGGGAAAAATAGAGAATCTCTTCAACCTGATCGCCGCAACATCCATTCTTGTGCTGATGTTAATGGCGGTGGTTCAGGTCATTGGGCGTAATTTGTTCAACCAACCTGTTCCCGGGTTTATTGATATTACCGAACAAGCTATGGCGGTTTTTGCCTTTATGGGTATTGCCTATTGTCAACGTGTTGGCGGTCACATCCGTATGGAACTTGTTATCGGCGTGTTCAAAGGCCGTTCACAATGGATTTCCGAGTTCCTCGGAGTGCTGATCATTCTAGTGGTTGTCTCCGTCCTTGCTTACGGGTCTTTCGTTCACTTCTCCCGATCATGGAACCTTGGCGACAGCACAATTGATATCGGACTGGCAACATGGCCCTCCAAAATCGTTGTTCCAGTTGCTCTGTCTCTCCTTTGGTTGCGTCTCGTACTTCAGCTCTTCGGGTATGCGAGGTTGATCGTCAATCCGTCTGCATCCGTTCTGGACTTGCCGCATGTGATGGACGCTGCCGAACACGCGAAAGCCGAAATTGAAGAAACCTTCCATTCCGCTGAAAATGAGGCTGAAAAAACTGCAATGGCTACACCAGTTCATGGAGGTGCATCATGA
- a CDS encoding TRAP transporter large permease: MTPFEVGLLMTGVLLLLVVIGVRVAFAAAFVGITGMIILFSMRMGFERGLLVAIKMAGTIPHSKSVTYSLSVLPTFILIGFLAYYAGLTKQLFEASKRWLGWMPGGLAIGTVFATAGFAAVSGASTATAAVFARVAIPEMLEAGYSKRLAAAVVAAGGTLASLIPPSAILVIYAILVEESVGKLLMAGFLPGVVSVLIYAGIIYFMARWQGGAPALPPATWGERFESIPGTLPIVGVIVIIFCSLYYGIATPTEAGSLGAFVVLITAIYKGMRTKQLFLALHETAKLTVMIFTLIWGVLVYVRFLGYAGLPDAFREFIVSLDYPPLMIVVCILLGYAVLGMFMDAIGMLVLTLPVVFPAIMALNGGLEVAAVDSTLGMSGAACAIWFGIIVVKMAELCLITPPIGLNCFVVSGVRPDIPVQEVFRGCTPFFIADVLTVGVLVAFPAIITFLPSLM; this comes from the coding sequence ATGACCCCGTTTGAAGTTGGTTTACTCATGACTGGTGTCTTGCTGCTGCTGGTTGTAATTGGTGTCCGTGTTGCATTTGCTGCCGCCTTCGTAGGCATAACCGGCATGATCATCCTGTTCTCAATGCGCATGGGATTTGAACGCGGACTGCTCGTCGCCATCAAAATGGCCGGCACGATCCCGCATTCCAAATCCGTCACCTATTCTCTGTCGGTACTACCCACATTCATCCTCATCGGCTTCCTTGCCTATTATGCAGGCCTGACCAAACAACTGTTTGAAGCGTCCAAACGCTGGCTTGGTTGGATGCCGGGTGGCCTTGCCATCGGCACAGTCTTTGCAACGGCAGGTTTTGCAGCCGTATCTGGCGCATCAACGGCAACTGCTGCTGTGTTTGCGCGCGTTGCAATTCCAGAGATGCTGGAAGCGGGCTATTCCAAACGTCTCGCCGCCGCTGTTGTGGCCGCAGGCGGAACGCTGGCCTCCCTTATTCCACCAAGCGCGATCCTTGTGATCTACGCAATTCTGGTGGAAGAGAGTGTTGGCAAATTGCTCATGGCAGGGTTCCTGCCGGGCGTTGTGTCGGTGTTGATCTACGCAGGGATCATCTACTTCATGGCTAGATGGCAAGGCGGTGCGCCTGCGCTTCCTCCGGCAACATGGGGCGAGCGGTTCGAGTCTATTCCCGGTACTTTGCCAATCGTCGGCGTGATCGTCATCATCTTCTGCAGCCTGTATTATGGCATCGCCACACCAACCGAAGCAGGTTCTCTGGGTGCCTTCGTGGTGCTGATCACTGCTATTTACAAAGGCATGCGCACCAAGCAGCTATTCCTCGCGCTGCATGAAACAGCAAAACTGACGGTGATGATCTTCACCCTCATCTGGGGTGTCTTGGTCTACGTTCGTTTCCTCGGGTATGCAGGGTTACCTGATGCGTTCCGTGAATTCATCGTGTCCTTGGATTATCCGCCACTCATGATCGTAGTCTGCATCCTGCTGGGTTACGCAGTGCTTGGCATGTTCATGGACGCCATCGGCATGTTGGTACTCACCCTTCCGGTGGTCTTCCCTGCAATCATGGCACTGAACGGTGGGCTGGAAGTTGCAGCAGTGGACAGCACCCTCGGCATGTCCGGCGCAGCCTGTGCAATCTGGTTTGGGATTATCGTGGTGAAAATGGCAGAGCTCTGCCTGATAACGCCGCCCATTGGATTGAACTGCTTCGTGGTGTCTGGTGTTCGCCCTGATATCCCGGTGCAGGAAGTTTTCCGCGGCTGTACCCCATTCTTCATTGCAGACGTGCTGACAGTAGGCGTGCTTGTTGCCTTCCCGGCAATCATCACCTTCCTGCCATCACTGATGTAA
- the xseA gene encoding exodeoxyribonuclease VII large subunit, protein MSDKSNLVELTVSELSGAIKRTMEDSFDYVRVRGELGRISRPASGHIYLDLKDERAVLSGIIWKGNAVRLKVQPEQGLEVIATGKITTFPGQSKYQMVIDAMEPAGAGALMALLEERKKKLSAEGLFAEERKRPIPRMPMVVGVVTSPTGAVIRDILHRITDRFPLHVLVWPVRVQGGSCGAEVSAGIRGFNALERGGAIPRPDVIIVARGGGSVEDLWGFNEEEVVRAAAASDIPLISAVGHETDWSLLDLAADLRAPTPTGAAEFAVPVKAELAAVTDDLSRRLRTGLLRLVQTRRTELRAASAALPAARELLALPRQRFDMVAGRLERGLQVSTQIHRNTLTAASSGLRPTMLQRQVSQGRERLGVLTGRASQAFLNQMHRHRLRLNNSAGLLSSLSYERVIERGYTVVRDSDGLPVANAQAVQAGQALTLEMRGGVVGAVADGGGVTAAPAPVVPKVRAETAIVQPGAVEVGDATTSLDEHVAHAKAKQAAKPVRKKKPVADPGNQGSLF, encoded by the coding sequence TTGTCCGATAAATCCAATCTGGTTGAACTCACCGTTTCCGAGCTTTCCGGTGCCATCAAACGCACTATGGAAGACAGCTTTGACTATGTGCGCGTCCGCGGTGAACTGGGGCGCATCAGCCGCCCGGCTTCCGGTCATATTTATCTGGACCTTAAAGATGAACGGGCTGTTCTTTCCGGCATTATCTGGAAGGGCAATGCTGTGCGGCTTAAAGTTCAGCCAGAACAAGGCCTTGAGGTTATTGCAACGGGTAAAATCACCACCTTCCCCGGACAATCTAAATACCAGATGGTCATTGATGCCATGGAACCAGCTGGCGCTGGTGCCCTCATGGCGCTTTTGGAAGAGCGTAAAAAGAAGCTGAGTGCTGAAGGGCTGTTTGCCGAAGAGCGCAAGCGTCCAATCCCGCGTATGCCCATGGTGGTTGGCGTTGTAACTTCACCAACCGGCGCTGTTATCCGCGATATTTTGCACCGCATCACGGACCGTTTCCCTTTGCATGTTCTGGTATGGCCGGTTCGCGTACAGGGCGGGTCCTGCGGCGCTGAAGTGTCCGCTGGTATTCGCGGTTTCAACGCTTTGGAGCGAGGCGGGGCTATTCCACGCCCTGACGTTATTATCGTTGCACGCGGTGGGGGTTCTGTTGAGGACCTTTGGGGGTTTAACGAGGAAGAAGTGGTTCGGGCTGCTGCGGCCTCTGATATTCCGCTGATCTCTGCCGTTGGCCATGAGACTGACTGGTCCCTGCTGGATCTGGCAGCCGATTTACGCGCACCGACACCAACGGGTGCTGCTGAGTTTGCTGTTCCAGTGAAAGCAGAGCTGGCCGCTGTCACAGATGATCTTTCCCGCCGGTTACGCACTGGCCTGTTGCGATTGGTGCAAACACGCCGGACAGAATTGCGCGCTGCAAGTGCTGCTCTGCCAGCCGCGCGTGAGCTTCTCGCTCTGCCTCGTCAACGATTTGATATGGTGGCGGGACGGTTGGAACGTGGGCTGCAAGTCAGCACGCAAATTCACCGGAACACACTGACGGCTGCCTCTTCTGGCTTACGGCCTACGATGTTGCAACGGCAAGTCAGTCAGGGGCGTGAGCGCCTTGGCGTTTTGACAGGGCGGGCAAGCCAAGCCTTCCTCAACCAAATGCATCGCCACCGTTTGCGGCTTAACAACTCTGCAGGACTGCTGAGTTCGCTGAGCTATGAGCGGGTGATTGAGCGCGGCTATACGGTGGTGCGGGATAGTGATGGGCTGCCTGTTGCCAATGCACAAGCGGTGCAAGCTGGACAAGCCTTGACGTTAGAAATGCGCGGCGGTGTTGTGGGCGCGGTTGCAGATGGCGGCGGCGTTACTGCTGCTCCTGCTCCGGTTGTTCCTAAGGTAAGGGCTGAGACTGCTATTGTTCAACCGGGCGCTGTTGAAGTTGGCGACGCTACCACCTCATTGGATGAACATGTAGCGCACGCAAAAGCCAAACAAGCCGCAAAGCCAGTCCGCAAGAAAAAGCCAGTGGCAGATCCCGGCAATCAGGGAAGTTTGTTTTAA
- a CDS encoding 16S rRNA (uracil(1498)-N(3))-methyltransferase, which produces MQRLFINKPLKAGLKIPADRAQANYLLNVLRMTEGGLVLVFNGKDGEWRAQLFPTGRKSCALVVTEQVRKQTEQSQLDYLFAPLKVARLDYMVQKAVEMGAGRLRPVLTQHTQTPKLKLERMEANILEACEQCGILHIPEIEDAVKLTSLLNNWEQNEQGRTLIFCDEGEHSQNPLDALEGLEKGPLAVLIGPEGGFSEEERALLRSKDYVRAIPLGPRILRADTAAVAAMAVVQAKLGDWF; this is translated from the coding sequence ATGCAGCGTCTTTTCATAAATAAGCCACTTAAAGCTGGATTGAAAATTCCAGCAGACCGAGCTCAGGCAAACTACCTTCTCAACGTGCTTCGCATGACAGAAGGTGGGCTGGTCCTTGTGTTCAACGGTAAAGATGGAGAATGGCGAGCTCAGCTTTTCCCAACGGGCAGAAAATCTTGTGCTCTGGTCGTAACCGAACAGGTTCGTAAACAAACAGAGCAATCCCAGCTGGACTACCTGTTTGCACCGCTGAAAGTCGCGCGTCTGGATTACATGGTCCAAAAAGCCGTGGAGATGGGAGCAGGGCGTCTTCGTCCGGTTCTGACACAGCATACGCAAACCCCAAAGCTTAAGCTTGAACGTATGGAAGCCAACATTCTGGAAGCCTGCGAACAGTGCGGCATTCTTCATATCCCTGAGATTGAGGATGCCGTTAAGCTGACCAGCCTCCTGAATAACTGGGAGCAGAATGAGCAAGGCCGCACGTTGATCTTCTGTGATGAAGGCGAACACAGCCAGAACCCACTGGACGCTCTGGAAGGGCTGGAAAAAGGTCCTCTTGCCGTTCTCATCGGCCCCGAAGGCGGGTTTTCGGAGGAAGAACGGGCACTTCTGCGCTCAAAAGATTATGTACGGGCCATTCCACTTGGCCCCCGGATTCTAAGGGCGGATACCGCAGCGGTCGCTGCAATGGCTGTTGTTCAGGCAAAATTGGGAGATTGGTTCTAA
- a CDS encoding adenylate/guanylate cyclase domain-containing protein, translating to MDPTNKTEDSKPQKGAAKSSPHQRSGWRLSISAVFSIGAALLLALIGGSVLFFVSSAANQQATVIMRETGALIVGRGLEVVEDFFQNEERLGLLAAEVLSDPLVYNAPAELREQLITILSRQTNIKRISYTFASGRKISVQLDHADAPIREVFVRPPNIQDMAEGNLQWMPPYYDPVIGETFMQFTVYIKNPVDNTLSKLALDYPTTLLSRLMGRIKWRDSQVPFILLGRDKVLASSETAFLDFDPSVSTPVPRLSDLQETPLSHIWDDNIDRRVLNTTYSAHVDTLPTGTYLYLYDALKGDNRFPIIIGSYVLASEFNGPFDSLHKVFVAATAFLAVGVLVMFLIGRKLATPIVGLATQANAIRSLNMDGLQALPSSRLEEIDDANQAFNSASVALSAFSRYVPKDLVRVLLESDFEGLNSTELREMTILFSDIAGFTGVASKLSAEETTSLLNMHFQELADCISQTHGTIDKYIGDGCMAFWGAPEIMENHAEAAIEAVHLIAEKLKAEVSEGDGQAEKPRLRIGVHTGTVVVGNIGARERMNYTVVGDAVNVAARLEELGKQVDPEAKVIALASEATINSLSDKSRAKYLGGYQLRGREEAVDVYRIV from the coding sequence ATGGACCCAACGAACAAGACGGAAGATAGCAAACCGCAGAAAGGCGCGGCCAAGTCCTCACCACATCAAAGGTCTGGGTGGCGCCTCTCGATCTCTGCCGTTTTTAGTATAGGCGCGGCGTTGTTGCTGGCGCTCATCGGCGGGTCCGTACTATTTTTTGTCTCCAGCGCTGCCAATCAGCAAGCAACCGTGATCATGCGCGAAACCGGTGCGCTTATTGTTGGCCGCGGGCTGGAGGTTGTGGAAGACTTCTTCCAGAACGAAGAGCGCCTTGGCCTGTTAGCTGCTGAGGTTCTGAGCGACCCATTGGTTTACAATGCGCCCGCTGAATTGCGAGAGCAGCTCATTACGATCCTGTCCCGCCAAACCAATATCAAACGGATTTCCTATACATTCGCCTCCGGGAGAAAAATCAGCGTTCAACTGGACCACGCCGATGCGCCAATCCGCGAAGTTTTTGTCAGACCCCCAAATATACAGGATATGGCAGAAGGGAACTTGCAGTGGATGCCGCCCTATTATGATCCGGTGATTGGCGAAACCTTCATGCAGTTCACTGTCTACATCAAAAACCCAGTCGACAACACGCTCTCAAAGTTGGCGTTGGATTACCCAACCACGCTCTTGAGCCGGTTGATGGGGCGAATAAAATGGAGAGATTCACAGGTTCCATTTATTTTGCTGGGCCGGGATAAAGTGCTGGCCAGCTCGGAAACAGCCTTTCTGGATTTCGACCCAAGCGTGAGCACTCCGGTTCCTCGTCTCTCAGATCTGCAGGAAACACCTCTCAGCCACATCTGGGATGACAACATTGATAGGCGGGTCTTAAACACCACCTACAGCGCACATGTTGATACTCTGCCCACTGGCACATATCTCTATCTCTATGACGCGTTGAAAGGCGATAATCGCTTCCCGATCATCATAGGAAGCTACGTTCTTGCATCGGAGTTTAACGGGCCATTTGACAGCTTGCACAAAGTCTTTGTTGCAGCGACTGCATTTCTGGCAGTAGGAGTGCTGGTGATGTTCTTGATTGGGCGAAAACTGGCAACGCCAATTGTCGGTCTCGCCACTCAGGCCAATGCCATCCGAAGCCTCAACATGGATGGTTTGCAGGCCTTGCCTTCGTCGCGCTTGGAGGAGATTGATGATGCCAATCAGGCGTTCAATTCTGCAAGCGTCGCGCTTAGTGCCTTCTCAAGGTATGTACCCAAAGATCTTGTTCGCGTCCTGTTGGAAAGCGACTTTGAGGGTCTCAACAGCACAGAGCTGCGGGAAATGACAATCCTGTTCTCAGATATTGCAGGCTTTACGGGGGTCGCCTCAAAGCTCTCAGCGGAAGAGACCACATCGCTCCTAAATATGCATTTTCAGGAACTGGCAGACTGTATCAGCCAAACCCACGGAACCATTGATAAGTATATCGGGGATGGGTGCATGGCATTTTGGGGTGCGCCTGAAATTATGGAAAACCATGCCGAAGCCGCCATAGAAGCAGTCCATCTCATCGCAGAAAAGCTGAAAGCGGAAGTGAGTGAAGGTGATGGACAAGCAGAAAAACCACGCTTGCGGATTGGTGTGCATACCGGAACCGTTGTTGTTGGTAATATCGGCGCCAGGGAACGCATGAACTACACGGTGGTTGGCGATGCGGTAAATGTTGCCGCGCGCTTGGAAGAGTTAGGTAAACAAGTTGATCCGGAGGCCAAGGTGATTGCGCTGGCAAGTGAGGCAACAATCAATTCCTTGAGCGACAAGAGCCGGGCCAAATACCTTGGCGGCTATCAGTTGCGTGGCAGAGAGGAAGCGGTCGACGTCTATCGTATCGTGTGA